The nucleotide window TCGGCGGCGTCCGACATTGCCACGTCACAGATCTTCTCGCCGGTGATCGGGGTGACGTTGGCAAAATACTTGCCGCCCACCGGGGCGACCCATTTGCCGCCGATGAAATTGTCGTAGCGCGCCTTGAACGGCGAGACCTGAACGCCCTTGAATGCGCCGGGCATGTCGTTTGCCATCGTAGTTCCTCCCAGTGAAGCCCCTCCTCCGGGGCGGTGGGATCAGCATGGCGGATGGCGCGGGCGCTGCATAGCCGGCTTGCGCGGGGTGCATGGGGCGGCTGTCTCACAGGTGAGACAGGTGCAGGCGCAGCAATCGGTATTCCCGGCAGCCAAGCGTCAGTCGCCGAGGCCGAGCGCCTTCATCTTGCGGTAGAAGGTGGCCCGCCCGATCCCCAGTTCGCGCGCAGCGGCCGAGACATTGCCGCCGCTGCGCGCCAGCGCCCGGTGCAGTTCCGCCCGCTGCGCCTCGTCAAGGCCCGAGGGCGCGCCCTCGCGCAGCAGGTCTCGCGCCGGAAGCCGCCCCAGCAGCGCCGGATCGAAGCCCAGGCTGCGGCGGGCGGCGCGGGTGGCGCCGACGATCAGATCATCGCGGTCGATGGCCAGCAACGAGGGACCGCCCGTCTCCTCCAGCGCATCGGGGGCCAGGATCCGCATTCCGGCAAAGGCGGCGCGGAACAGCTCGGCCTCGATCCGCTGCGCCGCATCCTGCACCGTCAGCGCGATCAGCCGCGCATAGCCCTCGGCCAGATCCTCGCGCACCGAAGACACGTCGATCACCCCCGCCAGTTCCGCCCCCGCCCCGAAGACCGGCGCACCCATGCAGGTCAGCGCAGTATTGCGGGCGCGGAAATGCTGGTCGCGCAGCACCAGCACCGGGCGGCGCTCGGCAAGGCAGGTGCCGATGCCATTGGTGCCCTCGGCCGATTCGCTCCAGTCGCTGCCCGGCGCCAGGCCCGATCCGTGGAAATGCGCCTTGTCCGCCTCGCGGATGCGCTCATCGAGGATCAGCCCCTCGGGATCGGACAGCATCACCGCGCAGCCCGCCTCCCCCGCCGCCCGCGCCAGCCGGTCGAGGATCGGCGAGGCGATGGAGACAAGGAGGCCGGAAGCCTCTGTCCGCGCCCGCAATTCCGCCTGGGTCAGCCGCGCAGGCTCGGTCCCCGTGGCCGGGTCGATGTGATGATGCAGCAAGGACCGCCGCCACGAGGCCGCAAAGGCCGACCGCCCCGCCGCAGCCGAAGACAGCGCCACTTCGCGCACGATCTGAGCATGGTCACGCCGCGTCTCGCGGCCGGTTGGTGCCACCGGAACGCCTCCCCGCGTTGTCGGTCCCTGAGGCGGACAAGGATAGGGCAATGCGGATATCTTGCAACAGGGGCGTGTGGGGGGGCGTTTTGAGCCCATTGCAGTCATTGGTTGAACGATGCAACGTCACCTTGTGTCGATGGTATAGGTGAGAATAGAGAACATGCAGCCACCGGTCCCTGAGCGCTACTGGACAGGCCCGTCCATCGAGTTCTTGTCGAAGAGGTTTAATCATCCTTTCGATGGAGCCCAACAAGACTGGCCTTTCGAGGTCGCCGATTTCTCGTATCTAGATGCCTACCTCGCGTTGTATGACTGATGTGTCTCTAGACGAGGATATCCGCTTCACACTGGCGGATATAATCATTCAAGCGTTCGCAGACGGAAGCGACCTGTCGACCGATCCTCGGTGGAACGAATTCCTTGTTCGGCTATCCGAGAACTTCAGCATCCATGCTTACCAAGTCTGGTATTGGGCGGCAAAAGACTCACCCGAAGCAGCTCGTTGGAAAGTGTCTCCGTGGATGCATGATCTGCTCCTCAATAGAGTTGCAAGTTGAGCGACCCGCAGCTTCGTCCGCCCCCCCTGCGGCACGCGCCTCAGGGTCCGTCGCAGCCCCCCTCGCGGGGCCGCCCGGTCGCACCGCGGCGCCTCCCCCACGATCCGCAGTGACCTTGGCGCGCACCTGCCGTCCCCCTTAGAACGGCCCCGCATACCCCACCGAAACCTCCCCGCCTGCCCCCGTCAGCACCAGCCTCTCCCCCGCCACCCGCACGCCGTCCACCGCCGTCCAGCCCGCCGGCCGCGGCACTGCCCCCAGCAGATGCCGCACCACATGCACCCGGCCCGTCACCAACTCCAAACAACTCCGCGCGCCCCCCGCCGCGACCCGGTTCGCGCCCGCCGCGGCGCGGTTCCCCTCATCCCCCGCGGTGATCCCATCCTCGATTCCCAGCACCCCCCGGTGCCGCCCGTCCCAGGGCGCCGCATCGCGCCCGCCATTCGACAGCCACAGCATCGTCACCGGCAGTTCGGCCGGGTCCTTCAGCACCAGCACAAGGTCATCCTCCGCCTCGCGCAGCGCCGCGGTCCAGCCAAGACCGTTGCCCGCCGCCTCCACCAGAGTCAGGAAATCCTCATGCCCCGGGGGCTCCTCCGGGCCCAATTCCCGACCATTCCGGTTTGCATATGGCATATGTATGGGTTCTGCATGGTTTCCACATGCCGCCCAATCCCCCTGCGGATAGGCTCGCAGCGACACCGGCCCGGCCACCCCCGGCAGCGCGCCGAGGTCCTCGGACCGCCCTCCCGGCACCAGCCGATGCCGCCCCGGCTCCACATGCAGCCCGCTCAACGCCGCCCGTTTGGGCGAAAACGACAGCCATCCCCGCCCCGCAAAGCGGATCATCGGGTGATGCGCCAGTGTCAGGCTGCCGCTGCCCCCCTCGATCCGGTGGGCCTGCTGCAGGAAGGGGACGCCCGCAACCAGTTGCAATGTCTTGAAAATCCGCGCGCCCCTGACCGGCGCCAACAACTCCAGCACCACCTCCGCCGCGGTGCCGGTCTCGCGCACCGACAGCACCCGCCAGGGCGTATTCGCCGCCGGCCCGTGGATCGGCCCGCCCGGCTCCAGGTCATCGCGCCCGAACGGGGCCGACAGGAACTCCCCCTCCAGCCCCGCCTCCACCGGCGCAAGCCCCTCCGGCACCGCCTGCCCGACCCAATGCGCCCTGTGCAAAGGCCGGATCACCCGCCCCGCATGAGAAAACCAAAGATCGGTTAATACCCCGCGCGCCAGGTCGATCTCCAGCCCCGCATCGGCGCAAGCCAGCCGCAGCCGGTCATGTCTCGGGGTCGGCATCGCCTTCGTCCTGCGCTGCGCCGCGGCCCTTAAACCCCTGCGCAACCACGAATTTCTCAGAACTGTCCGCCCGGCTCGCCGGCGGCTTCACATTCGCCACCTTGCGGAAATTTTGCTTTAGCAGCGTCTGCAATTCCTGCTCCGCGCCGCCTGCCAGCACCTTGGCAACGAAGGTCCCGCCCTCTTCCAGCACGTCGAAGGCGAACTGCGCCGCCGCCTCGCACAGCGCGATGATCCGCAAGTGGTCAGTGCCCTTGTGCCCCGAGCTTGCCGCCGCCATGTCCGACATCACCACATCCGCCGGCCCGCCCAGCCAGCCCTTGACCAGCGCATCGGCATCGTCGGCCAGGAAATCCAGCTGGTGGATCTCCGCCCCGGCGATCGGCTCCACCTCCTGCAGGTCGACCCCCAGCACGGTGCCGATCTTCTTGCCCGACTTGTCGCCAAGCGCATTGACCCGGTTTACCGCCACCTGGCACCAGCCTCCCGGCGCGCAGCCAAGGTCGACCACCCGCGCGCCCGGCACCAGAAAGCGGAATTTATCGTCCAGTTCCAGGATCTTGTAGGCCGCGCGGCCCCGGTAGCCCTCCTTGCGCGCGCGCACCACATAGGGATCGTTCAACTGCCGCTCCAGCCACAGCGTCGAGGACAGCTTGCGCCCCTTGGCGGTCTTGACCCGCACCCTCAGCTCGCGCTGACCGCGGCCCGAGCCGCCGCCGCTGCCCGCCCCGCCCGCGCCGCCCGATTTTCCCGGAGCCTTGACCATTCCCGTAACCCTCTCGCCGCCCGCAAACCCGGCCTTAAGTTGTTTGTCCGCCTGCGGCTTGTCATCGGCCCTGATACGCATCCCGGGGCCCACCTGCAACCTTCAGTAGGGCCCGTCCTCCAGCACCCCGTCCGCCGACATCTGCGCATAGAGCAGCCCCTCGCGCAGCCCGCGATCCGCGACCGACAGCTTGTCGGTCGGCCAGATCCGCATCAGCGCCTGCAAGATCGCCGCCCCCGACATGATGAGCGTATGCCGATCGCGCCCGATCCGCGGGTCCGTCCGCCGCCCCTCGGGCCCCAGCGCCAGGTAATCGCGGATCACCCGGTCGATCTGGTCCGAGGACATGCGCAGCCCGTCCACCTTGGTACGGTCATAGCGGCGCAGGCCCAGATGGCTGGCCGCAACCGTGGTCACCGTGCCCGAGGTACCGATGATCTGGAACCCCTCGCGCGCCTGAGCGGAATTGTAGGGCGAGAAATCTGCCAGCTTCTCTTCGAAATACCAGCTCATCAGCGCGAACCGGGCCGCATCATCCTCCACGTCCTGGAACTGGTCCTTCAGCGTCGCCACTCCCAGCGGCACCGAGATCCAGTCCACAACCTTCGCCGCCGGCTCCAGCGACGCCGGATCGCCGCGGAACCCGCCCGACAGCCGCATGATCGCCCGCGGTCGGTCCGGCCCCGGCACGCCCGACAGGTCGATCCACACCAGTTCGGTCGACCCTCCGCCGATATCGACGACCAGAAGCTGCTCGGTCTTCTTGCTGACCAGCGGCGCGCAGGAGATCACCGCCAGCCGCGCCTCTTCCTCGGTCTCGATGATCTCCAGCGGCAACCCGGTCTCGCGCCGCACGTAGCGGATGAAGTCGCGGGCATTGCGCGCCCGCCGGCAGGCCTCGGTCGCCACAAGCCGCATGTGGCGGACATTGTGCTGCTCGATCTTGCGCCGGCAGATCTGCAGCGCCTGCACCGTGCGCGCCATCGAGGCCCGCGACAGCTTGCCCGAGGCCTCAAGTCCCTGGCCCAGCTGGACCGTCTTGGAAAAGCTGTCCACGACATGAAATTGCGCGCCTTTGGGGCGGGCAATCAACATGCGACAACTGTTGGTCCCGAGATCCAGCGCCGCATAAAGCTGCGCCGGGTCGGGCATATGGGTAGCGTGGGGCTCGACCGTATGAGCCGGGAGCGCCCCCGCACCCGTGGGACGCTTGGGCGCCATCGTCACGCCCTCCGATTTCAAGTTATCCCAAAGGTAAGCCCAGCCAAGCCCGGGCGCAAGCGCGGCCGTGCAGAGGGGGTGTGCGCCGCAACTAGCCCCGCGGCGGCCTGCGCCACCCCTTCTTGCGGGCTGAATACTCGGAGGATGCGGCGGGCGGAGCGCTTTTCTTGTCAGGGAGTTCCGTAAAGATCGGCGGCGCG belongs to Frigidibacter mobilis and includes:
- a CDS encoding GAF domain-containing protein, whose amino-acid sequence is MAPTGRETRRDHAQIVREVALSSAAAGRSAFAASWRRSLLHHHIDPATGTEPARLTQAELRARTEASGLLVSIASPILDRLARAAGEAGCAVMLSDPEGLILDERIREADKAHFHGSGLAPGSDWSESAEGTNGIGTCLAERRPVLVLRDQHFRARNTALTCMGAPVFGAGAELAGVIDVSSVREDLAEGYARLIALTVQDAAQRIEAELFRAAFAGMRILAPDALEETGGPSLLAIDRDDLIVGATRAARRSLGFDPALLGRLPARDLLREGAPSGLDEAQRAELHRALARSGGNVSAAARELGIGRATFYRKMKALGLGD
- a CDS encoding RlmE family RNA methyltransferase; amino-acid sequence: MVKAPGKSGGAGGAGSGGGSGRGQRELRVRVKTAKGRKLSSTLWLERQLNDPYVVRARKEGYRGRAAYKILELDDKFRFLVPGARVVDLGCAPGGWCQVAVNRVNALGDKSGKKIGTVLGVDLQEVEPIAGAEIHQLDFLADDADALVKGWLGGPADVVMSDMAAASSGHKGTDHLRIIALCEAAAQFAFDVLEEGGTFVAKVLAGGAEQELQTLLKQNFRKVANVKPPASRADSSEKFVVAQGFKGRGAAQDEGDADPET
- a CDS encoding Ppx/GppA phosphatase family protein → MAPKRPTGAGALPAHTVEPHATHMPDPAQLYAALDLGTNSCRMLIARPKGAQFHVVDSFSKTVQLGQGLEASGKLSRASMARTVQALQICRRKIEQHNVRHMRLVATEACRRARNARDFIRYVRRETGLPLEIIETEEEARLAVISCAPLVSKKTEQLLVVDIGGGSTELVWIDLSGVPGPDRPRAIMRLSGGFRGDPASLEPAAKVVDWISVPLGVATLKDQFQDVEDDAARFALMSWYFEEKLADFSPYNSAQAREGFQIIGTSGTVTTVAASHLGLRRYDRTKVDGLRMSSDQIDRVIRDYLALGPEGRRTDPRIGRDRHTLIMSGAAILQALMRIWPTDKLSVADRGLREGLLYAQMSADGVLEDGPY